In the Brevundimonas mediterranea genome, TGCGGGCGCCGCGGAAGTTTTCGAGGAAGTTGTCGGTCTTGCGGTTCAGCGCGCCAAACTCGAACAGTTTGATGAGCAGCAGGGTCCAGGACAGGATCGAGGCCAGCAGCAGGCCGATCATGACGACCTTAACGATGACGGTCGCTTCCATGAACATGGAGATCGGGGTGATGCCGGCGCCGTGTCCGCCGCCGACGGACTCGTTCATGGTTTGCGGGTTGGCCGCGTCGGCGGCCGGAGCCATCGCCGTCGGGGCTGCTGCGGGTGCAGCGGCCGGGGTCGGCTCGGCCGGGGCCTGGGCCAGGACCGGCGAGCTCGCCATCAGCACGGCGGCGCCGGCCATGGCGAGAAGGATGTTCGTCTTTTTGCTGTTCAGCATAATTCGCCAGTTCCTGCTTGGTCTGACTCGTGGAACCAAAGGTGCGGCCGTGTCAAAGAGCCGCCCCCCAACCTGAAAATGTTTCCTTCAACGCCCCGCGTCCCATCGGGATCATCCAGGCGCTGAATTCTTTGATGGAGACGCATCCGGTTTCCCGCACCGCCCCCGTATTCGAACCGCCGGAGAACACGTCTCCTAAGAATCCGTCTGACGCCTTTGTGGGAGGACGTCCTACCCCCTTTGGCGAACCCTTACCGGAGCGTCAAGGGAGAACAGCCGGATTTCACCCGCCGGGCGAAGTTCGAGCAAGTCTTGCTCCTTTCGACCGCCAGCAGGCCGGAAAGCGACACTTTTGTGATGATTTCACCGCGATTAGCGCAAGCTTGTTCGAAAGCCATAATCCGGAGGAGTTTTTTACTCCTCTGAGAGCGTTTCTCAGATCATCCGCCCCCAAAGCAGTCGATCAGCATCGTTTCAGATGACGTCGTTCCATGGAACGGGACGCTTAGGCTTGGTCATTTCAGGGAAGGTCGGCGCGCCGACGAAAGATGGTGCCTGGAGGCGGGTTCGAACCACCGACACGCGGATTTTCAATCCGCTGCTCTACCAGCTGAGCTATCCAGGCGCCGACGCGGCGTCGCGAGAGGCGGGTCTATAGGCGAGCCGTTTCCGCCTGTCCAGCGTCGTTTCAGTCCTTTTCGCCATCATCTTCGGCGCCCTCGTCCAGGGCGGCCGGGATGGCGTAGCCGCCCGTGAACCAGCGCTGCAGATCCACTTCCGAGCAGCGGCGCGAGCAGAACGGCTTGTACTTGGGATCGGCGTCGGCCTTGCGGCAGATCGGGCAGGTGCTCATCGATCAGGTCCTTCGATACGTCCACACCCGCGCCGCACATCGGCGTCGGCCCTCACCGAGGCGCGCGGCCCCATCCGGGCGGCCAGGGGGCCAAGAAGCGCGGCCTCGTCCGGCGCACAGCGCGCGACGACGCGCGCAGACCGGGTGTCGGACAACAGTCGTCGGCGCAGCGCCCGGGCCAGGGCCAGGACTTCAGTCTGGACCGACGGCCGGCGGCCGGCCTCGAACAGGATCTCTTCTATAGGGGTCCGCCGCCAGGGCAGCGACATCTGCAACAGGCCGAACCGGCTGATCGGGCCGAACACGGCCTGGGGTTCGTGGGAGAAGGCCGCGCGGGCCGCCTTGTCCCCGGCGGCCGCGTCCTCCGCATCGCCGACCAGGTCGACGACGATCAGCCCGCCCCAGTTCCGCAGGCTGATCAGCCGCGCGGCCTGGTTCAGCCCCAGGCGATTCGCCGCCGCCCGCGCCTGTTTCGGATCACGCCCCGTCCCGGCCGTATGATCAATGTCGACGGCGATCAGGGCGCGGGTGCGTTCGATGGCGAGGTCGACGCCGTGGGAGTTGAAGACATGGCGGGACGCCAGAGCCTCTTCCTCCGCCTCCGTCACCGCGTCGATGGCGGCGAGGCCCGTGGTCAAGCCCCCGCCTCCGGCGAGGTCCCGCAGCTGGGCGGCGATGCTGGGCGCGGCCTCCAGCAGGCGGGGCGCCCCCTCCCCCGGCCCAAGGCGGCGCAGAACCGCGCCCTTGCCGGCGCGCGGCTCGGCGACGACCGTCGCCTCCAGCCGTTCGCCCTGGGTCAGACGTTCATTGCGATGGAAGGGCAGAAAGGCCGGCGCGCCGGCGCCCAGATCGACGAAGGCGCCGCGCAGGCCGGGATTGATCTCGGTCACCCGGCCGACGGACCGTGCGCCCAGGCGATGCTGGGGCAGATCGCCGTCACGATGGATCAGCAGATGAGTATAGCGGCCGTCACGCAGGACCGCGCCGCGGGTCTCGCCCGGCGCCTCGTCGAGGAAGACCTCGATCTCGCCGCTCATGCCCGCCAGCCGACGCCATGCAGCAACTGCACCGCCTCATAGAGGGGCAGGCCCATGACGGCGGGATGGCTGCCGACGATTCGTTGAACAAAGGCCCCGGCCGGGCCCTGGATGCCATAGCCCCCGGCCTTGCCGCGCCAGTCGCCGGTGGCGACATAGGCGGCGATCTCGTGGTCCGACAGGGGCTTGAAGCTGACGCGGGTCTCATTGACCCGCGACGACAGCTTGCCGTCGCGCACGACAGCCACGCCGGTGAAGACCCGGTGATTGCGGCCGGACAGCAGCTTCAGGAACCGCGTCGCCTCAGCCTCGTCCGCCGCCTTCTCCAGGAAACGTCGTCCCACGGCGACCACCGTGTCGGCGGCGATGACCACCGCGTCGGGCCGTCGCGCCGCAACCACCTGGGCCTTGGACGTGGCCAGACGTTCGGCGAGGCGCGGCGGCGTCTCGCCCTTCAGCGGCGTCTCGTCGATGTCGGCGGGATCGATATGGTCGGGCGTGATCCCGACCTGCGCCAGCAGTTCGATGCGGCGCGGGCTGGCCGAGGCCAGCACCAGCTCAGGCCGGCTCATACGAGCCGTCCCTTACTTGAAGCGATAGGTGATGCGACCCTTGGTCAGGTCGTAGGGGGTCATTTCCACCAGAACCTTGTCGCCGGCCAGCACGCGGATGCGGTTCTTACGCATCTTGCCCGCCGTGTGGGCGATGATCTCGTGGTCGTTCTCGAGCGTCACGCGAAAGGTGGCGTTCGGCAGCAATTCGCTGACGGTGCCGGGAAACTCGAGCAGTTCTTCCTTAGCCATGCGGCCTCTCACGCCCGTTGAATATGCGTTCGACCCCACGCCGGGCGGGCGCGAGGGGCGGAATGGAGGGGCCTAATGCCCGAAAATGCAGAGATAGTCGAGGTCAGCCGCGACGGTAGAGGGCGCACAAGAGCGTAAACAGCCGTCGCGCCGTCTCGTGATCGACGATGATCTTGCCATCCAGCCGCGTCTTCAGCTGTTCGGCCCCCTCGTTGTGCAGACCGCGCCGGCCCATGTCGACCGATTCGATCTGGCTGGCCGACGAGCCGCGCAGGGCCTCGTAATAGCTGTCGCAGATCATGAGATAGTCCCTCAGCACCCCCTTCAGGGGCGTCAGGCTGATGGCGTAGGTGCGGGTGAAACCTCCGCCGTCGATGTCGAACACCAACCGGTTGTCCTGCAGCGACAGTTTCAGCCGATATCGTCCGCCCCCCTCTGCATCGTCAGGCGCGCCGACGGGTTCGAAACTGTTCTTCTCGACCAGGTCGAAGATGGCGACGCGGCGCTCGTGCTCGATCTCGGCGGTGGCGGCGGGAAGCGTGACCGTGTCCAGCTCAACCGAGACCAGCTTGTGGACGCCGCTCATGCCGCGCTCCCTTCATCGTTTTCAGGCGCGTTCAGAGGGACCGCATCCAGATGCGTCGGGGCGATCCGCGCCGGCCAGCGCTCCGAGATGTCGGTCACCACGGCGTCCAGGCATTCGACGTCGATCCTCAGATCGCCGCCGCCGGCGAACATCAGGATCACCCGCCCGCCCGGCGCCTCGGTCGGCATGAAATCCAGGGCCAGCAGTTCCAGTGAGGCGTCGGGGCTGCGCGACAGGCGCCGGCTCTTGACCGCCAGCACGTCCCCGAACTGCATGGCGCACATCACCCGCGTCCCGCCGCACTCCCAGCAGAAGCGGCTGAAGGCGATGGTCAGGGTGCGGGCGCCCTTTTCCCAGACGATGTCGACCGGCCGCAGGATGGCGTCCTGAAGCGCGGCGGAGATGATCTGCAGATCGTCGGCGTCCTCGGCCAGCAGGCGCAGCGGTTCTACCGGCGCCTTGGCTTCCGTGACGACGCCGTCGATCTCAGTGCTCATCACCTGTTCCTTTAATCCGTCGGATATCCGCCCCGCACGCGCCCAGCTTCTCCTCCAAACGCTCGAACCCGCGATCCAGATGATAAACCCGGCCGACCGTCGTCTCGCCCTCGGCGACCAGGCCGGCGATGACCAGGCACATGGAGGCCCGCAGGTCGGTGGCCATCACCTGGGCGCCGTGCAGCCCCTCGACCCCCTTGACCTGGGCCTCGCCGGCGTGAACCGAGATCTCGGCTCCCAGCCGGGCCAGTTCCGGCACATGCATGAACCGGTTCTCGAAAATGGTCTCGCGCACGGTGCTCACGCCGTCGGCCGTGGTCATCAGGGCCATGAACTGGGCCTGCAGATCGGTGGCGAAGCCGGGATAGATGGCGGTCTCGATATCGACCGCCTGCAACCGCACCTTCGGATCGCGCTTGATCAACACCCCGTCGGCGGTCGGCGACACCTCGACGCCCGCCTCGATCATCTTGTCGGTCAGGGCCCCGATCAGTTCGGCCCGCGCCTTGGTCAGACGCACCTCGCCCCCCGCCATGGCGGCGGCGACGGCGTAGGAGCCCATTTCGATTCGGTCGGGAATCACCGACCAGGTCGTTCCGTTCAGCGACGAGACGCCGGTGATGGTCAGGACGTCGGTGTCGATCCCCTCGATCTTCGCCCCCATCGCCGTCAGGCAGCGGGCCAGGTCGCCGATCTCCGGCTCGCGCGCGGCGCGGCGCAGCACGGTCGTGCCCTGGGCCAGCACGGCGGCCAGCAGGGCGTGTTCGGTGGCGCCGACCGAGACGAAGGGAAACTCGATCTCAGCGCCCTTCAGACCCGACGGAGCCTTGGCGGTGACATAGCCTTCATCCAGTTCGATCTCGGCGCCGAGCGCGGTCAGGGCCTGGAGGTGCAGATCCACCGGACGGGCGCCGATGGTGCAGCCGCCGGGCAGCGACACCTTGGCCTCGCCCGTGCGGGCCAGCAGCGGGCCCAGCACGTTGAACGAGGCCCGCATCTGCCGCACCAGATCATAGGGGGCGAAGGTCGAAGTCAGGGCCTTGGCGTGGAACAGACTCTCCTGCCCGTCCGCCCCGTCCCGTTCCGTCACCTCGATGCCGAACTGGCGCAGCAGTTGGCCCAGGAAGCGGGTGTCCGCCAGACGCGGCATATTGGTCAGCAGCAAGGGCTGATCTGTCAGGATCGAGGCGGCCATCAGCTTGATGGCGGAATTCTTGGCGCCGCTGACGGGAATATCCCCGAAAAGCTGGGCGCCGCCCTGAATGGCGATGCTGTCCATGACGTCCTTAAGCGCGCCCGAAGCAAACGCCTCGGGGGGAGGGTTCTCTAGCAAGCCGGCGCGCGCTTGCCAAAGGGCGGAACGGGCGCGGGCCGATGACTTTCAGTTGCTGTCTTTTGGCGGGGCGGGCGTGCGGGCCGGCGCCTTGCGACGTCGCAGGTTGGCGCGCAGGGCCGAAGCCAGGCGGATGGCCCGGTCCGCCTTGGCCCGTTCGACCTCCGACGGCGCCGAAATCTCGGGGGGCGAGGCCGCTGCGGCGGCGGGCGGCGTGTCGGCGTCAGGCGGGGGACGAGTCATGCCCGGATCATGCCGCGATCAGGAGCCGTGTCCAAACTTTCTTTCAGATCGTCAAAAAGCCGCTTCCCTCCCCGGAAGGGTTTGGCTATACGGCCGCTTCCTCAGTCGGGGCCGCCGTAGCTCAGTGGTAGAGCGCATCCTTGGTAAGGCTGAGGTCGTGGGTTCGATTCCCCCCGGCGGCACCATCTGAGACTGAAAAGGCCCGGCGCAAGCCGGGCCTTTTTGTTATGCGCGATCAGGAGAAGACCGGCATGATCGACACGCGGAAGACGGAGCCGCGCAAGCTGGGCTGGGCGCTGGCCGCCCTGCTCGTCACAGGAAACATGATCGGCTCGGGGGTCTATCTACTGCCCGCCTCCCTGGCCTCGGTCGGCAGTTCCAGCATGGTCGGCTGGGTCGTGGCCGCAATCGGCGCCCTGCTGCTGGCCGGGGTCTTCGCGGGCCTGGGGCGAAGGCTGCCCGCCGCCGACGGCCTGTCGGGCTATGCCGAACAGGGACTGGGTCGATTCTTCGGCTATCAGGCCTCGATCGGCTACTGGGTCGGCAACTGGTTGGGCAATGTCGCCATCGCCGTGGCCGCCACCGGTTATCTTGCGCATTTCTTCCCGGTGCTGGCGGAACGCTGGCCCAGCGCGATCTGCAATATCGCCCTGCTGTGGCTGACCACCTTCCTCTATATGGCCGGACCGCGCGCCGTGGCGCGTTTCGGCGGTCTGTCGCTGGGAATCGGCCTGATTCCCCTGGCCATAGCCGCCGTCGCCGGCGCCCTGGCCTTCGACCCCCAGATTTTCGCCGCCTCCTGGTCGCCGGACGGCGCCGGGCTGGCGGCCAGCGTGCCCGCCTCGATGGCCCTGATCTTCTGGGCCTTCCTCGGCTTCGAGAGCGCCGGGGTCGTGGCCCAGCGCCTGAAGAACCCCGAGCGCGACGTCGGCCGCGCCACCTTCGCCGGGGTCGGCCTGGCGGCGGTCATCTATATCGCGGTCAGCGCGGCGATCTTCGGGGTGATTCCGGCCGCTGAATTGGCGAAATCCAGCAGCCCCTTCGCCGATGTCGCCGCACGGGTGATCGGCGGCGGCGCGGCGGGCTTCGTCGCCGTCTGCGCCATCGCCAAGACCCTGGGCACCCTGGGCGGCTGGATGATGCTGACCGGCGAGACCGCCCGCGCCGGGGCCCGCCAGGGCTTCCTGCCCCGCGTCTTCGGCCGGGGCGCCCTGACCCCGCCCGCCAATCCGCTGATCCACGGCGGCCTGATGACCCTGATGGTGCTGATCAGCGCCCAGCCGCGCCTGGCCGGCCAGTTCAGCCTGCTGATCGGCGCGACCACCGTGCTGTTCCTGGTCGTCTACGGCCTGTGCTGCGCCGCCCTGTTCCGGTTCAGCGACCGCTGGCCCGCGCGCCTGGCCGCCCTGGGCGGACTGGGCTTCTGCGGCTGGGCGGTCGTGATGTCGGGCTGGACCTTCCTGGGCATCGCCCTGGCCTTCTTCGCCGCGACGACAGTGGGATGGGCGTTTGTTCGCAAGACGAACGATCCGACGGAGATGTCTGTTTAGGGACTTCGGGCGGACGTCAAGGACTTCAGCCAAGGGTGGGAAAGGAACAGCAACCTGCTGAGTGCGTCTCCAGGAAGAGGGCTCGCCGCAGCGCCTGATACTGTTTGAAGGTGGTGTCGCCGAACGCATCGTCGCGGCTCGCGGGAAGATCCTCGTAAGCGATCTGCCCTCCAAACTGACTGCTGGTCAGGTCGATGCGTGTGTCGTCTATCAGATTATAGAAGTGATAGTTCGGTCCCACTCTGGTCTTAAGGATGCGACCGCCAAGCAAGTCGTTGACCACCAGCGCCGTAACACTGCACTGGCCAAGAGCTGGGTTATCGCGCGTCCATGTGGTCGCTGTCTCCACCGACCACGCAGATTTCAAACGTCCTTCAAGTTCGTTTAGCGCCAGCGCCATAATTCGATGGTCTCACCGTAGGCGAGTGTCCGCAACAGATCGATTGGCGGCTTCAACGACCAGCCAAAAACCGGACTAATCGATACAAGCCTCAGTCGTAGGCCGACAGCCCCCGCCGCCACGAATCGCGCTCATCGGCGTCCTTGTCCTTGCTCCAGCTGAACCCCATCGACAGCGACTTGCTGGTCGAATCGGCGCCGTAGCCGCGGCCGGACCAGCCGCCGTAGGGAGAATAAAAGCCCGGCCCGCGCAGGCCGTATCCACCGCTATAGCCGTAACCCCAGGGTTCGTTGCGGCCCTCGCGATAGGCCAGGTCCAGCCGCCCGTTTTCGCCGACCGGCAGGGACACCGCCGCGCCATAGCTGCGGTAACCGCCCGTGCCGATGCCCGCCTCGACCATGCCGTGCATCTGGCGGTCGTCCTGAGGGCCGGGCGCGGGGGCTTCGTCGAAGCTGGCGCCGGGAGTGCGGCTGTCGATCCAGTGCTGGATCTGCTGTTCAGTGGTCAGGCCGTGGGGCGCGGCGTCCTGGGCCGTGGGGGCGGCGACGGCGGCCTCGGGCGCGGCGGCCATGGCCTGGGCCAGGGTCGGAGCGTTCGAGGGCGCGGTCGTGACCACGCCGTCGGGATCGCCGCCCGACATCGCGCCCGGCATCGTCAGAGCCATACCCGCCAAGAGTCCTGCGATCAGCATGCGCCGCCTCCGTTCGAAATCATCCTAGCACAGCGAATGCGGCCAAGGTCAGGCGTCACCGTCGCCGCGGTGCAACGGATCCGGCAGGGGTTCGCCCTCGGCCACGAAGCTCAGGGCCACCGAGTTGATGCAGTAGCGGTTGCCGGTCGGCGGCGGGCCGTCAGGGAAGACGTGGCCCTGGTGGCTGCCGCAGCGGGCGCACTGGGTCTCGATGCGGACCATGCCGTAGCTGGTGTCGCGGATTTCATGGACATGGGCCGGATCGACCGGCTCGGTGAAGCTGGGCCAGCCGGTGCCGCTCTCGAACTTGGTGCGGCTGCGGAACAGGGGCAGGCCGCATTCGCGGCAGCAGAAGACCCCGGCCCGCTTCTCGCCCAGCAGGGTGCCGCAGAAGGGCGCCTCGGTGCCGTGCGACAGCAGGACGCGCTTCTCCTCGGGGTTCAGGTCGGCTTCCAGCCGGGCGCGTTCGGTGTCGTCCGGCGGGGTCAGGTCATAGCCGGAGGGCGAGCGCAGGCGGTCGGACGGGGGGGCGAGATCGGTCATGACCTCCAAATAAGAAGGGGCGGGCCGAGGTTCCACCCCTGCCCGCCCCCGCAGTCCATTCGATCCGGACGATTTTACTGGAACAGAGTTCCCACCCAGGCGCGGACAGCGGCCTCGTCGGTCGGATCGCCGGCGTAGGCCAGGCCCTGGGCCGGGGTGAAGGGCATGTCATTGCCGCGCTGGCGGGTCATCCAGGCCTTGTGACCATAGCTGAGGTCCGCATAGTTGGACGGCAGGCGCAGGACGGTGGGCTCGATGAAGATCGAGTCCTCGGCCGTCACCGATCCGGCCAGGCGCACGTTCGGCAGACGGGTCAGCAGGTCCAGCGTGTCCAGGCAGCCGCTGGTGCAGCCGCCGTCCACCAGAACGATCACCGGACCGGCGACCGGATTGGCCGTGCCGGCGTCCGGAACCGACGGGCGGCCCGGCAGGGTGAAGGTCGCCTGATTGGCGGCCAGGGCCGAATCGAAGGCGGCGACGATGGCCTGGGTCTGTTCGATGACTGCGCCCGATTCCTGCACGAAGCGCGGATCGGCCTGCATGCGGTTCAGGGTGTCGACGAACCACTGACGGTTGGCCGGGGTGGCGCGATAGGTGATGGAGCCGGCTTCGGGCTGGCGGCTGACGGTGAACTCGGGCGTCCAGATCCGGTTGGCCAGGCCATAGCCCCGGCCCGTGGCGTTCAGCGACGCGCCATTGGCGCCCCGCAGGTCGATGACAAAGCCCTGAGGCCCGCGGAGGGCGGCCAACTGGCCTTCGACCGCAGCATAGAAGGCGTCCCAGCCCGCTTCGTCGGCCAGACTATGGACATGGACCCAGGGACGGCCGTTGACCGTCTCGATCGCCAGGGGATTGGCCGGCGGCATATAGACGGTGGCGCGATAGGCGGTTTCCAGCGCTCCGGCCTCGACGGGTTGGGGCTGCATCTGGAACTCACGCTCCCGACGGCCGACCTTGAAGGTGCAGAGCGACGGCACGCCGCTGGTCAGCGGATTGTTGCGGTTCCACAGCAGATAGGGCGCCGTGCGGACGCGGCCGGCCTCGGTCGTCAGATCGCCTTCCCAACGGTCCAGACGTTCGTCAGCCAATTGCGCCGCAGTCTTGTCGCCGCACTTCACCAGGGTCGAGCCGACCGGGGGAAGGCTGCGTACGCCGGGCTTCACATAGGAGACCACATATTCGCCGTTGCGCCACGCCGTCGTCAGACCCGGCCAGCCGATGGCGAAATAGGGCCCCAGACCTTCGTAGGTGGGGCGGGTCGCGATGTTCGAATCGCGGAAACCGTTGGCGTAATAGCGCAGCAGATAGGCGTGGCTGTCGCCGCTGTTGACGCGGCCCGCCTTGCTCTGGGCGTCGGCCAGGCCGGTGTCGATCCAGGCCCGGAAGGCCTCGCCCGGCGCGCCGGGCACGACGGCGGCGGGGTGATTGGCGGCCAGGACGTCATGGACCGTCTGCAGGTCCTGCTGCGCGAGGGCGCGGAAATCCTGGGCGGAGGCGGCGCCGGCGGCCAGTGTCAGGGACACGACGGCGGCCGAGGCGGCGGCGATCAGGCGGTTCATGGAGGCTCCTGGGCTTGGGCGATAAGCTGGCGCCGTCGTTAAACCTTATGCCTCCCACGCTTGCCAACCCCCGCCGCCGTCCTTTCGCCCAAATGTCATACCGATTGCGGCGAAGCGGCGCAGGTCAGAGGGGGGAAGCCGTTTCGACGGTCGCGCCGAAAAGATGATGAAAACTGGTCTTCAGCGCCGCGTCCGCCTCGTCCATGGTGGCCAGAACGCCCAGATCGACCAGGCTGGTGACCCCGTGCTCCTGGATGCCGCAGGGCACGATGCCGCCGAAATGATCCAGATCCGGCTCCACGTTCAGGCTGACGCCGTGGAAGCTGACCCATTTGCGCACCTTGACGCCGATGGCGGCGATCTTGTCCTCACGGCTCCAGCCCGCGCCCTTGCGCTCGACCCAGACCCCGACCCGACCTTCGCGCACGTCGGCCGTCACGCCGAACTGGGCCAGGCCGCCGATGAGCCATTGCTCAAGCCCCCTGACGAAGGCGCGCACGTCGCGGCCGCGCCGGTTCAGGTCCAGCATGACATAGGCCACCCGCTGGCCCGGCCCATGATAGGTGAACTGCCCGCCCCGCCCCGTCCGGTGAACCGGGAAGCGGCCGGCGTCGAGCAGGTCCTCGTCCCGCGCCGACACCCCGGCGGTATAGAGGGGCGGATGTTCCAGCAGCCAGACCATCTCCCCCGCCTCGCCCGCCGCTATGGCGGCGACACGCGCCTCCATGAAGGCTTCGGCGGCGGCGTAATCGACAGGGCGGGTCGCCACCGCCCATTCGACGGGGCGGTCGTCGTCGCGACGCAGCTTCTGAAGTTCAGGACTTAACGGCTCGGCAAGCATAAGGCTTCAATGTGCAGCTTGAGGCGTTTCCGCAAGGGACGACCTCATAGTGAACGAGAGCGCCCGTGTCCCAGATCAACGCCGTCGACGTCGAAATCTCAGTGGTGCTGGGCCGTATGGTGCTGCCGATGTCGCAATTGCTGCGCATGGGTCGGGGCGCCGTGATTCCGCTGGACGCCTCCGAAGGCGACGAGGTCTGGATCCTGGCGAACAATCACCCGGTCGCGCGCGGCGAGATCGAGATTCGCGACGACCGGATCGCCATCACCGTGACCCGATCGGCCGACCTCTACGACTTCATGGCCGGTTCGGCCTGACGTATCCACAAGCTGAAACGCACAAAGCGCGACAGGGCTGAAAAGAGAGCCTTTCCTTTTCCGGCGGCTTCGTCTATTCGCCGCCGCTCCGATGCGAGCGGTCGTGGCGGAATTGGTAGACGCGCAGCGTTGAGGTCGCTGTGGGGCAACCCGTGGAAGTTCGAGTCTTCTCGACCGCACCATCTGGCTAAACAGGGCGATTCATCGGCTAACTACGGCTGGACATTCTACCAAGGGAGGCGACCACGTGAGCACCACGGACTCCGCCTTCGCTCCAGCCGAAGCGCCTGATATCGAAGACCACGCCGCCCTGGACGAGGACTATGTCCTCACCCCTCAATTCGTCGAAAAAGTCGTGGACGCCGCCGACGACGGCGACGGCATGCGGCTGCGGTCCCTGCTGGAGGATCTGCACCCCGCCGACGTCGCCGACCTGATGGGCTTCCTGACCTCGGAACACCGCGCCGTCGTGGTGCTGTGGCTGCCGCCGGAGCTGCTGGCCGAGACCCTGCCCGAACTGGATGACGGGATTCGGGAAGAGGTGCTGGAGCGGGTGCCGCACGGCACCCTGGCCGAGGCCCTGCAGGAACTGGATTCCGATGACGCCGCCGCCGTGGTCGAGGACCTTGAGGACGACCAGCGCGAACGCGTTCTGGCGGCCATGCCGGACGTCGACCGCGCCGCGATCGAGAGCAGCCTGGGCTATGATGAGGAGTCCGCCGGCCGCCTGATGCAGCGCGAGGTGATGGCCGCGCCCCAATTCTGGAGCGTGGGCGACACCATCGACCACATCCGCAAACAGGGCGACGATCTGCCGGAGCTGTTCTTCGACATCTATGTGGTCGATCCGCTGAACCGCCCGGTCGGCGGCGTGCCGATCAGCGGTCTGTTGCGCGCGCCGCGCAGCGCGGCCCTGGCCGACCTGATGGAGCCGATCAACGAGATCGCCGTCGATCAGGACCAGGAAGAGGTCGCCTATATCTTCGAGAAATACCACCTGATCTCGGCCCCGGTCGTGGACGCGGCCGGGCGGCTGGTGGGCCAGATCACCGTCGATGACATCGTCAACATCATTCAGGAAGAAAACCGCGAGGACATCCTGCGCCTGGCCGGTGTCGCCGACGAGGATCGCGGCTCGTCCGTGTCCGAGATCGTGCGCGGTCGCGTGCCCTGGCTGGCGATCAATCTGGCGACGGCCGCCCTGGGCGCCAGCGTCATCGGTCTGTTCGAAGGCACCATCCAGCAGATCGTCGCCCTGGCCGTGCTGATGCCCATCGTCTCGGCCATCGGCGGCAACGCCGGGACCCAGGCCCTGACCGTCACCGTCCGCGCTCTGGCGACCCGCGAACTGAACTCGGCCAACGCCATGCGGACCTTCCTGCGCGAGCTGGCGGTCGGCGTCGCCAACGGGCTGGTTCTGGCCCCCCTGATCGGGGTCGCGGCGGGATTCTGGTTCCGCGACGAGGACTGGCGGATCGGTCTGGTCATCGGGGCGGCCATGATCCTGAACC is a window encoding:
- a CDS encoding FliM/FliN family flagellar motor switch protein — encoded protein: MSQINAVDVEISVVLGRMVLPMSQLLRMGRGAVIPLDASEGDEVWILANNHPVARGEIEIRDDRIAITVTRSADLYDFMAGSA
- the mgtE gene encoding magnesium transporter, producing the protein MSTTDSAFAPAEAPDIEDHAALDEDYVLTPQFVEKVVDAADDGDGMRLRSLLEDLHPADVADLMGFLTSEHRAVVVLWLPPELLAETLPELDDGIREEVLERVPHGTLAEALQELDSDDAAAVVEDLEDDQRERVLAAMPDVDRAAIESSLGYDEESAGRLMQREVMAAPQFWSVGDTIDHIRKQGDDLPELFFDIYVVDPLNRPVGGVPISGLLRAPRSAALADLMEPINEIAVDQDQEEVAYIFEKYHLISAPVVDAAGRLVGQITVDDIVNIIQEENREDILRLAGVADEDRGSSVSEIVRGRVPWLAINLATAALGASVIGLFEGTIQQIVALAVLMPIVSAIGGNAGTQALTVTVRALATRELNSANAMRTFLRELAVGVANGLVLAPLIGVAAGFWFRDEDWRIGLVIGAAMILNLLVAACIGVLTPLTLSKLKFDPAVSSAVFVTATTDFFGFLIFLGLATMVLL